The Flavobacteriales bacterium region GTAAGACCATCACTATGCGTATGTATGCTGACCGCAAGGGCTGGCCCTTAGAATCAGCCGAGGTCCATGTCGATCACGAACGGATCAATGCAGATTCGATCGAAGAAGAAGGATATCAGGGCCTTGTGTCTGTATTTACCGTAAGTTATGAGTTGAAAGGGGCCTTGGATGATACACAACAGAAGCGATTGATGGCGATTGCTGATAGATGTCCTGTCCATCGTACCCTATCCAATGGTTCCTTGATCAGGCATTCAGCCTAACAGGCATCATCACTTGATGATCAACTCCTCCATGGCGCTTTCTGTTCCACAGCTCAGTTTCAGTCTGTATGTGCCTGCGGGTAGGTAATTCACACCATTCTCTCCTTGTTCTGGAAGAGCTTGACCCTTTTTCCTCAATTCCTTGGTCAGAACCTCAACGGCATCATCGGCAATACTCATGTCGTAGATCACAGATTGCAAGCCTTGTCCTTCAGGAATAGATAAGCTGTTCAGGGTCTTCCCTTTCTCGCTTTCAATATCTAGAGTGCAGTTCTCTGTAGAAGTCTCATAGAAGAAGATGTCCAGCTCGGGTTCGTTGACTCCGAACCATTTGCTCCAGGCGGCTTTCCCCCATCTGTCAGCTCCTGTGACGGTGTCGAGTGCAAAGAGGTGGAGGTCTCTGTCCAGTCCTTTCAATTCCCGCAGCTTTTCTATATCCGCACGATAGATGCTGCGACCATGAGTGCCTATCACCAAGTCGTTCTCTCTTTTTTGGATGACCATGTCATGCACCGGCACATGAGGTAGTCCACTCATCATGGCCTGGAAGCTCTTACCGCCATCCATACTCGTGTAGAGTCCATGGTCGGTCCCTACATAGATGAGGTCTTCATCCATAGGGTCTTCGAGAATGACATTGACCGGCTCTTTTG contains the following coding sequences:
- a CDS encoding OsmC family protein; the encoded protein is MSKKHVVATIGVGHYETQMRTRDHELISDEPIDAGGGDLGPSPSEYLCMALGACKTITMRMYADRKGWPLESAEVHVDHERINADSIEEEGYQGLVSVFTVSYELKGALDDTQQKRLMAIADRCPVHRTLSNGSLIRHSA